One stretch of Planococcus sp. PAMC 21323 DNA includes these proteins:
- a CDS encoding DUF2768 domain-containing protein, which produces MSALDKMWVSFAGIAFLLISMGLIYLSRYKLQNGILKFIFALVAYILLILGFFIMIFTVFSGPTGGA; this is translated from the coding sequence ATGAGTGCGTTAGACAAAATGTGGGTATCATTTGCCGGAATTGCTTTTTTATTAATTTCTATGGGATTAATCTATTTAAGTAGATACAAATTGCAAAACGGCATACTTAAGTTTATTTTTGCGCTAGTTGCATATATTTTGCTGATTCTTGGATTTTTTATCATGATATTCACAGTATTCAGTGGACCGACAGGTGGCGCTTGA
- a CDS encoding NAD(P)H-dependent glycerol-3-phosphate dehydrogenase, producing MEKVSVFGAGSWGTALSYVLAQNGHDLLLWTHRQEQAEEINQHTNKRYLKDTQLPESLKATSNLPQAVAHGDILVLAVPTKAIREVCRDIKKNLDRKVLFVHVSKGIEPDSLKRISEMIREEIPEQWIEEVVVLSGPSHAEEVVQEHPTTVTAACENTAAAVRIQDLFMNSYFRVYTNTDVIGVEIGGALKNIIALAVGITDGLNFGDNAKAAIMTRGLAEIARLGVKMGATPLTFSGLTGVGDLIVTCTSVHSRNWRAGNMLGKGKTLDEVLEEMGMVVEGIRTTKAAYQLSEAYDVPMPITAALYAVLFDNVSTDDAVGNLMGRTKKNEMEDLVDLL from the coding sequence ATGGAAAAAGTTTCTGTTTTTGGAGCAGGAAGCTGGGGTACTGCGCTGAGCTACGTGTTAGCTCAAAATGGTCATGATTTATTGCTTTGGACACATCGTCAAGAGCAAGCTGAAGAAATCAACCAGCATACAAACAAACGCTATTTAAAAGATACACAACTTCCAGAGAGCTTAAAGGCAACAAGTAATTTGCCACAAGCAGTTGCACACGGTGATATTCTTGTTTTAGCAGTGCCTACAAAAGCAATTCGCGAAGTTTGTCGTGATATCAAAAAAAATCTCGATCGTAAAGTATTATTTGTTCATGTTTCTAAAGGAATTGAACCAGATTCGTTAAAACGTATCAGTGAAATGATTCGTGAAGAAATACCAGAACAATGGATTGAAGAAGTGGTCGTTTTATCTGGACCAAGTCATGCTGAAGAAGTAGTACAAGAGCATCCAACAACGGTTACAGCTGCCTGTGAGAACACTGCAGCAGCTGTGCGCATTCAGGATCTGTTTATGAATAGCTACTTCCGTGTTTACACGAATACGGATGTAATTGGTGTTGAAATCGGTGGAGCCTTGAAAAACATTATTGCATTAGCTGTCGGAATTACAGATGGATTAAATTTTGGTGATAATGCAAAAGCAGCTATCATGACACGTGGGCTAGCAGAAATTGCTCGACTCGGTGTCAAGATGGGTGCAACACCTTTGACCTTTTCAGGATTGACCGGTGTAGGCGACTTAATAGTTACTTGTACAAGTGTACACTCACGCAATTGGCGCGCTGGAAACATGCTGGGTAAAGGGAAAACTTTAGACGAAGTGCTTGAAGAAATGGGCATGGTCGTCGAAGGAATACGAACAACAAAAGCTGCTTACCAGTTGTCAGAGGCTTATGATGTGCCTATGCCAATTACAGCTGCACTTTATGCTGTGCTGTTTGACAATGTGTCGACAGATGACGCAGTTGGGAATTTAATGGGACGCACGAAAAAGAACGAAATGGAAGACTTAGTCGACTTGCTTTAA